From the Aphelocoma coerulescens isolate FSJ_1873_10779 chromosome 23, UR_Acoe_1.0, whole genome shotgun sequence genome, the window CTGAGGGGCTCAGGCTTGGACTGAAGGGGTTTTGTTGCTCGGTGGCTGCTTTGTTCTGgacagctgagctggagaggtGAAACAAAAGTTGCTTAATCCTCTCAGAGTGCTGCAGAGCCTGAGCACTGCCTGCAGCtgtcagggctggggcagcctgtcctgtgctggctctgggtGCTGATCAGTCCTCTGCAGGAGTGGACAGTGGCTCTGTGCGTGCAGGGCTGTGTCCTCTGCTGTCCTCAGCTGCCACCTTCGGGTAACGGAGCTGCCCTGGTGTGGGGTGTGATCACACCGGTCCCCATCTATGGAAAAACAGCCCCAGGTCAGCTGCTGAGGTGCCTGGTGGCTTTGTCACAGCACCCGGTGCTGGGAGGTGTCCTCAGCCAAACATCTGGCATGCCCTGAAGGGCACAGAGTCATCCAGAGGCAACAAAGCTGTTGGATCAAAGCCAAGTCCATGCTGGACCCAGTGGGATCCTGGTCACAGCGATTCTGatccctgcacagctcaggGTGTTGTTCCTGTATTCTTGGTGCTGCTGTTGTAGAGGTGACCAGGCTTTGGGGCAGCTGGTGGGTTTTTGAGATGTGGTTCTGGGACTGCAGAAGATCGAAGAGGTTGTGTGCAGGGCCCTGGGTGTGTCTTGGTGCCTCAGACCCCCTCTTCCCAGTTCCACTCCAGTGTTTTAGGGGCTGGCTCTTGCTGTTCATAGACTCAGAAtatcctgggctggaagggacccacaaggatcatcgagtccaactcctggctctgAACAAGACACCCCCAAAAAGGTTGATAACCCCCAAAAGGTTGATACCTCCAAAAAGGTTGTTGACCCACAAGGCTCCACAAAGCAACAGTGCTTGAGCCCTCTACTCCGTGACAGTTCGTGGTGTGATGTCCCAGCTGACAGTGGGTCTGTGCAATGACTGATAACAATTCCATTTCATTTATCTTTTAACAGCTGCCCCTTCCTTGCCAGTCACCTGACCCTGGCCATCCCCATCATCGCCGCCGTCCTCTTCTTCTTTGTCATCAGCTGCCTGCTCCAGACGAGCTTCAGAGACCCAGGAATCCTGCCCAGAGCCACCCCCAGTGAGGCTGCAGACCTGGAAAAGCGAATTGGTGAGAGCTCTGACCACTCTCCTGTGTTTGGTTCTGTGCgtagctctgtgtgtgtctgtgcaccTTTCAGGCTCAGTGAGGCCCCTTTTTTGGGTCTTGACTCCTTAAGGTTTTTCCAGGGGGGAGAAGAATCCAGAGTATCAGACTGTGAGGCTTGACAGTGTTCACCAGTCATGGTGAGAAGTGCAACAAgctcctctggcacagcaggcaGTGCCTCAGAGAGgatctgcagagcagctcaggtGCTTTTTGTTCCTGTTTAGTCCCAGCGCTTTCCCAGGCAGCAGAGTTGAAGGATAATTAATGCTTTTTGATACTGTGATTTGCCATTgagcctgctgtgctgcagggtgTTCTTTAGAGTAGGCTAATGTTTGTCCTCTTCTAAAAACTGCTCTGTCATGCTGGTTTGGGGACAGCCAAGGAGATGTTTGCATCCAGGAGCTGTGGACCTCGTTGATGTGACAGGTTGTAATAAATGCTTTAGAAGAGCTGATGGGAGACAGCTTGAATCTGTCCCACTGAACACAGATGCAAGGCAGTAATTCTACATCTGACTTTAAAAATCGTTTTTAAATATCCCCAGAGTGGTGATCCATGTTTCTATTTATAAGGGCCTAAAGCAGTAATCTGGCTGCAGATGCTGCCTGATGTGCCAGCTGTTACTGTTAATATAATCCACTTTTTATCCTCTTAGCATGCTCATGGTTGCATCGCTATTTTCAAAGAATTCCTCACAGTTGGAAAGGTACTTTTTTAGGGAATGACTTAAAGGAATAACCCCCAAAACTGCCGACGTGACACAGGGGGTTCCCAGCTTTTGCTGTGCACAGGAACAGTCTCCAGCCCCCAGGGAATAATGCAGTGCCAGCACACACGGATGTAACTTGCAGTGTCCCTAAAAATCCTCAGTTTaaacctggaggaggaggaatcccTGGAGGCTGTGAAGTGACAGGCAGtggcagggatgctcctgccagGGCCACCCGGGTTCCTGTCACAGCAGAGGCAGAGCCACACGTGCATTGACAGCCTGTGTTGCTGTTGTGACCCACTGGACACGCAGAGATGagctgctgttcctgggctgctgctTTACACTCATTATTTATAAATTACTTGACGTTCCCACAGCACTGGGCACTTACTGCTTCCTCTTGGCATCCCAGCAGCGTTGCCACTGAACAAAGACAGGCCATAAATAATGCTGCGAGGAGCTGACTGGAGCTCTTGGCTGCCCACCCTGCAACAAATCCTGTCTTGTCTTCTGTTCAAGCCAGGAGAGCATGTGCCGGCCCCTGCTCCGGCTAGGAGGCAGCTGGGGGTGAcgcaggggtgacacaggggtgtgAGTGCCCCTCCTTGTCCTTGCAGACAGCATGGGCAGCTCCACGTACCGTCCCCCGGCCCGCACCATGGAGGTGGTGATCAACAAGTACGTGGTGAAGCTCAAGTACTGCTACACCTGCAAGATGTTCCGGCCCCCGCGCACCTCCCACTGCAGCGTCTGCGACAACTGCGTCGGTGAGGGGGCACGGGGCTGGGTGTGAGGGGAAATGTGGTCAGTAATAggatatcctgagctggaaggggccCACAGGGATCATTGATCCAGctcttggccctgcacagacaccccaacagccccaccctggccatccctggcagcgctgtcccaacgctcctggagctctggcagcctcggggctgggaccattccctggggagcctgggcagtgcccagcaccctctgggggaagaagtttttcccaatatccagcctgaccctctcttgacacagctccagccattccctcaggtcctgtcactgatcCTGTCACTTGTGTTCCTGGACAGATTGCTTTTTGCTTCTCCTGAAGGATTATAAAAGAAGATACTGGGTGGGCTGTCTCCTTCGCATTTAAATTCAGAGCAGCACCAGTGCAGTGGCTCAGGGCAAGGGGCAGCACATCCAAGACTCCATGGCTCTGTTTGCCCTGGTTATGGGAAGAGGGTTCTGGAAAATGCAGTTCCACAAGCACGAGGTTTGCAGCGGGCTCCTCGTTGTGTGTggcctggctgtccccaggctggtaCAGACACCACGGAAACTTTGTGCCTCTGGACTCGAGGTGGAGGGGGAAGATGGGTTTGCAGCTCCTCATTTTGGGAGGCTGAGCAGAGTCTGCTCCGTGTTGGGTGCGAGGTGGCAGGAGCCCCGCTCACCACGAGCCTTCGTTCCAGAGAGATTCGATCACCACTGCCCCTGGGTGGGCAACTGCGTGGGGAAGCGCAACTACCGCTACTTCTACGCCTTCAtcctctccctgtccttcctcACCGCCTTCATCTTCGCCTGTGTCGTCACCCACCTCACCCTGCGTAAGTCCCTGGCCTGGAGGGGCTGtggtgctcccagcacagctctgggtcACTGCTCCTGtgggacacagcacagcaagGGTCTGGGTGGGTCACACCAGGTGAGGGATTAAAGGGTCTCAGACATGAGGAAGCCCCTGATCCAGCTGCACCTCGCTGCAGAGGGACtttgggggctggggatgggATTTTCTTGCCCAGAGCAGATGAGCTGGTGGTGCATCTGCCCTTCCCCTGGCAGGGAAGGTGACTTTCCCACCACCCCCAAAGCTCCCGGAGCCGTGTCCGTGCGCTGACGTTTCTGCAGCGTTCCAGACTGCAGATGTTCCTCAGGCAGACAGACACATCCACACGGCCCATGGGGGTGGAGTTCTGGCTGGAGGGGCAGGGCTGCCTGCTGGGATGCCGttccttgttttattttgctttgcaggCTCTCAGAGGGATGGGTTCCTGGCCACTCTGAAGACAACCCCTGCGAGATATccttctgctggcagcagctgctcgGGGTGCCCAGCACCACTAATCACTAACAGAGAGGGGCCAGGAGCTCTTTGCAGGTCACCCCGGTGTCCTTTCCTCAAATTAATTTAGCCCCCTGGCTACCTGGGACTAAGGGTGGGTGACAGAGTTGTTTCCCAGTTTGCAAGTTGAGGTGGAAAgggaagagctggagcaggctgtgccttGGTGGATCCCTGCGGACCAGCTCAGGGAATGGGAAGCTTGCCCAAACCTCACCAAACAGTCCTCTGCCTCTCCTTGCAGGATGATTTTGTTCCTTGAGACTTCCTTGACTTTTGTTTCactgtgctggagctggtgaTTTGTTTTTTCTCAGTCTGGTCTATTCTGGGCCTCTCAGGTTTTCACACTTATTTAGTCGCCTCCAACCTGACGACGAATGAAGATGTAAGTACCTgggtgcttgtcctgctgccagGCTGTCCATGGCCCATCCTGAGCAGGTCTTCAGGGAACTCTTGGCTGCCTCAGTGCAGTGTTTCACTGCCTGTGATAGCCCAGCACAGAGCAAACTGCCTCTGCCCACGGCTGCACTTCCAGGTGGCTGAGTTAGAACCATCACGTGTGTGTTTTTTCCAGTCTGTTTGTGGCATTGCTTAAAATTAGGAGTTCTGAGATTAAAAAGCCCAGAGGTGTATTTGGGTGTGAACTTGGTGATCTGAATTCAGCATCCCGTGTAACCACGGGTTTCCTCTGAGACCCTGGGCCAGTCCCTTTGTGTCTGGCAGTTCCTCATCTCTAATAAGCAAATGATGCACAGACATCTGATGAGATTTACCTTCAAATCTGGGGTGTGCACAGACTCCAAAGACCAAATGAATGCCCCGAGTGGGGCAGATTGTATGGAGAAGCAGGATCTGTCTGATCCTTGGAATCAAAATTCACCCTTCAGGCCAGAAGTACCTGTAATCCTTGCTGGGATCTTCCAGCACTGCAGAAGGCATGTTTgcatcccttttcttttttgccttttcccctttcccctccacCTTACATCCAGAGGTGTGGAAGAactgctcagggctgtgtgaGTGAAGCTCACAGTTTGTAccccagcactgggagcaccagtgGCCCGTTGCCTCTCTGGCCTGGTTGCCCATGGCTCCAGccttctgctgcagctggggagaggAAGTAAAACAAGAGGAGGAAATGTGCTGGTAAATGCTGGTGATGGTTCAGTGCAGCCCGGGCCAGGTGTGGCAGCTGCCCACCCGCCTGTGCCACGCGCGGTTTCAAAAGCAGAGCCcgggcagctgctgggctggggacagaggagcCTCTGGGCTGGGAATCCCCTCGCTGTCTGTTCAGCCTGAGGGGCCCAGGAGGGACCACGAGCTGCTCTGATGGGCTGCCAGCCTCGGAGAGCacgagggaaggaggaggatggggctGGTGTGGCAGATGGTGACAGTGGTGACAGTGGTGGCAGTGACACGTTGCTGTGCAGCACTTGGAGGGCACAGCTTGGGGGCTCCcaacctcccagccctgcagcaaggATCCATTACCATGTCACTGTCTGCTCTCGCATCCTTCCCCTCCTAATCTGTGTCCATCCCTTTCAGATCAAAGGGTCCTGGTCAAACAAGAGGGGCTCGGAGTTTGCCAATCCCTACAGCCATAAAAGCATCCTCACGAACTgctgtgcagtgctgtgtgGACCATTCCATCCCAGGTAAGAGACTTCCAGGCACTGGGAATTGCATCCTGCTGTGGGAGGGGGGCCTTGGGAAGGACAGATCTGTCATGGTCCACATCAGCACAAACACATGTGCTCTGATGGTGAGGAGGAAAGCTTCCCACTCTGCAGAGAAAGTCTGGAGATGGATGAGTAGGAGATGAGCTGTGTTGGAACATGATGAGTTTGGGGCACTTGTAGCTGTTTAACGGAACTTGGAGATAAGACAAATCCTGCAGTTGGATGAGGGGAAGAACAGCACCAAAGGATCTGGCAGCAGATGGTCAATACCAGTACAGGCACTTCTGGTCCCCGTGGCCAGGGTTGGACTGAggtgatctttgaggtccctttcaccccaaaccattccatgattctgtgattcttggcACATTTTTGCTCGTGTACTCTGAGGCTTGAGCCTCGTGGCAAACAG encodes:
- the ZDHHC18 gene encoding palmitoyltransferase ZDHHC18 isoform X3, whose product is MKDCEYRQIPPGAAAMPGPGPGGSPPPAAAVAPRAGAARRPRRKWEVFPGRNRFYCGGRLMLARHSGVFALTLGLILATSGLFFAFDCPFLASHLTLAIPIIAAVLFFFVISCLLQTSFRDPGILPRATPSEAADLEKRIDSMGSSTYRPPARTMEVVINKYVVKLKYCYTCKMFRPPRTSHCSVCDNCVERFDHHCPWVGNCVGKRNYRYFYAFILSLSFLTAFIFACVVTHLTLRSQRDGFLATLKTTPASVLELVICFFSVWSILGLSGFHTYLVASNLTTNEDIKGSWSNKRGSEFANPYSHKSILTNCCAVLCGPFHPSLIDRRGFIQPDIGTPSSPKSEIPSFGAKTDTSMVGGIP
- the ZDHHC18 gene encoding palmitoyltransferase ZDHHC18 isoform X2: MKDCEYRQIPPGAAAMPGPGPGGSPPPAAAVAPRAGAARRPRRKWEVFPGRNRFYCGGRLMLARHSGVFALTLGLILATSGLFFAFDCPFLASHLTLAIPIIAAVLFFFVISCLLQTSFRDPGILPRATPSEAADLEKRIDSMGSSTYRPPARTMEVVINKYVVKLKYCYTCKMFRPPRTSHCSVCDNCVERFDHHCPWVGNCVGKRNYRYFYAFILSLSFLTAFIFACVVTHLTLRSQRDGFLATLKTTPASVLELVICFFSVWSILGLSGFHTYLVASNLTTNEDIKGSWSNKRGSEFANPYSHKSILTNCCAVLCGPFHPSLIDRRGFIQPDIGTPSSPKSEIPSFGAKTDTSMEDACQDFAISCTA
- the ZDHHC18 gene encoding palmitoyltransferase ZDHHC18 isoform X1, producing the protein MKDCEYRQIPPGAAAMPGPGPGGSPPPAAAVAPRAGAARRPRRKWEVFPGRNRFYCGGRLMLARHSGVFALTLGLILATSGLFFAFDCPFLASHLTLAIPIIAAVLFFFVISCLLQTSFRDPGILPRATPSEAADLEKRIDSMGSSTYRPPARTMEVVINKYVVKLKYCYTCKMFRPPRTSHCSVCDNCVERFDHHCPWVGNCVGKRNYRYFYAFILSLSFLTAFIFACVVTHLTLRSQRDGFLATLKTTPASVLELVICFFSVWSILGLSGFHTYLVASNLTTNEDIKGSWSNKRGSEFANPYSHKSILTNCCAVLCGPFHPSLIDRRGFIQPDIGTPSSPKSEIPSFGAKTDTSMGALCTLAPGQRLTVPSCCQVSLEQTDQFQPRAGAAGFGGQPSPPEFTSIMLCTL